One genomic region from Spirosoma sp. KCTC 42546 encodes:
- a CDS encoding TonB-dependent receptor produces MKKPWESPFSLYHVMKITCVQLILAVVFTSLTIARNGMAQELLNRTVSVQVENKPLKTVLNRIEKAAKIKFTYVPQLIDAENKVSVWAANDRLDVILDRLLKPLNISYQVSGNYIVLRKEASSSSLPDMGQIPIMAAELTIAGTVSDEKGDVLPGVSVLLKGTQRGTVTDSKGEFRLAVPNNSAVLVFSFVGYQSQEVAVGNQTTLTIQLKADEKALNEVVVIGYGAVRKRDLTGSVASIGSTELTAQPISSFNQALQGRVAGVQVTNSSNAPGGGVTIRVRGGNSISASNDPLYVIDGFPVTNPASAQGASGSSNFPNVLSTINPNDIESIEVLKDASATAIYGSRGANGVVLVTTRRGKEGRSTVNFDTYYGVSNITKMLELATAEEQTALKNEQLRNLGFAERFGYTTAYPKKPSEYGVGTNWQKEIYRQAPMQNYQLSFSGGTDKLRYLISGNYFNQDGIIITNNYKRYTGRINLDATVSNRFKIGTTFTVSHGINNGINETGYTGSPVGAARTISPASPVYDATGNWQLLNVGPGSGMASIANPVALLRTSTNALFSDRVLGNLFGEYTLLAGLTARVSVGVDLLNTRRYVFYTPQTLAANTVNGYGSNGTSSNVNLLNENTLTYNRTLNANHAFDIVAGITFQSNREDRSYQEAQNFANYTLGAYSLGQGSVLIAPTTTVQKWGLNSYLGRINYRFMDRYLFTLTGRLDGSSRFGLNNKYGFFPSGAFAWRVSDEPFLKNSKAISDLKFRLSYGLTGNDGIGLYSSLPSYLTSRSVFGDTEVVTTQAQTIGNPDLRWEKTGQFDAGFDLGLLNNRIQVTADYYIKTTTDLLLGIDLPATTGFTTVIRNIGSLTNKGVELGITSVNVDGKFKWTTSGNISANRNKVTRLADADQYLVTDGGTSMQTIVKVGEPIGSFYGRVFDGVWQSTDAVKAAGTLAQTGDIGGAPRFKDVNGDGVFNNATDRAIIGNGLPKFIYGLTNTVSFKGLDLSIFFQGVQGNQIFNYTRSVTEIDPGATALQSFIDDHWQTEKPSNNRPSARQWNFTNSSYLIENGSFLRLKNVSLGYRLPLKTKAIRSARVYVSGQNLLTFTKYTGYDPEVNSNFTSNTTYGIDNYAYPPSRTFTIGGTITF; encoded by the coding sequence ATGAAAAAACCTTGGGAATCACCCTTTTCCCTTTACCATGTCATGAAGATTACCTGTGTACAGTTGATACTGGCTGTAGTCTTTACAAGCCTGACCATAGCCCGGAATGGCATGGCCCAGGAGCTATTAAATCGTACGGTATCCGTTCAGGTGGAGAATAAACCGCTAAAAACCGTTCTGAATCGAATCGAGAAAGCCGCCAAAATAAAGTTTACCTACGTACCGCAACTGATTGATGCCGAGAATAAGGTGTCGGTGTGGGCTGCCAACGATCGGCTTGATGTCATTCTTGATCGACTGCTGAAGCCGCTCAATATCAGCTACCAGGTTTCGGGCAATTATATCGTGCTACGCAAAGAAGCGAGCAGTTCCAGTTTGCCTGATATGGGCCAAATTCCCATTATGGCGGCTGAACTGACAATTGCGGGCACCGTATCCGACGAGAAAGGAGACGTGTTACCGGGTGTTAGCGTACTATTGAAAGGTACACAACGGGGTACTGTTACGGATAGTAAAGGTGAATTTCGGCTGGCCGTTCCCAATAATTCGGCAGTGCTTGTATTCAGCTTTGTTGGGTATCAAAGCCAGGAAGTGGCGGTAGGCAATCAAACGACTCTGACTATTCAGTTAAAGGCCGATGAAAAAGCCCTCAACGAAGTGGTTGTCATTGGCTATGGGGCCGTCAGAAAGCGGGATTTAACGGGTTCCGTAGCGTCTATCGGTTCAACCGAACTCACGGCGCAACCTATTTCCTCATTTAACCAGGCTTTACAAGGCCGGGTAGCGGGTGTACAGGTTACTAATTCCTCAAATGCGCCGGGCGGGGGCGTCACGATTCGGGTACGAGGTGGCAATTCTATTTCAGCCTCCAACGATCCGCTTTACGTGATTGATGGTTTCCCCGTAACGAATCCTGCGTCGGCGCAGGGGGCCAGTGGGTCATCCAATTTTCCGAATGTGCTCTCAACAATCAACCCCAACGATATTGAAAGCATCGAAGTCCTGAAAGATGCATCGGCTACCGCTATTTACGGTTCTCGTGGAGCGAACGGGGTTGTGCTGGTCACTACCCGACGGGGTAAAGAAGGACGATCGACGGTCAATTTTGATACGTATTATGGCGTGTCGAACATCACCAAAATGCTTGAGCTAGCCACGGCTGAAGAGCAAACCGCGCTCAAAAATGAACAACTCCGAAATCTGGGGTTCGCTGAACGATTCGGGTATACAACGGCCTATCCTAAGAAACCGTCAGAATATGGGGTCGGCACCAATTGGCAGAAGGAAATTTACCGACAGGCCCCGATGCAGAACTACCAGCTCTCGTTTTCGGGTGGAACGGATAAGCTTCGGTATCTGATCAGTGGAAATTATTTCAATCAGGATGGCATCATTATTACCAATAATTATAAACGGTACACAGGTCGGATCAATCTGGACGCTACTGTGAGCAACCGGTTCAAAATTGGGACTACGTTTACAGTAAGCCACGGCATTAACAATGGCATTAACGAGACCGGCTATACCGGCAGCCCAGTGGGGGCGGCCCGAACCATTTCTCCGGCAAGTCCAGTATATGATGCTACTGGCAATTGGCAATTACTGAACGTTGGTCCCGGTTCGGGTATGGCCAGTATTGCCAACCCGGTTGCCTTACTACGAACCTCTACAAATGCGCTATTCAGTGATCGGGTGCTGGGTAATCTGTTTGGCGAGTATACATTATTGGCCGGTTTAACTGCCCGCGTTAGCGTAGGTGTCGATCTGCTCAATACCCGACGATACGTTTTCTACACGCCCCAAACGCTGGCGGCTAATACGGTAAATGGCTATGGCTCTAATGGTACGTCGAGCAATGTAAATTTGCTGAACGAGAACACGTTAACCTACAACCGAACGCTGAATGCCAATCATGCCTTCGACATTGTGGCGGGTATTACCTTCCAGTCTAATCGGGAAGACCGCTCGTATCAGGAAGCCCAGAACTTTGCCAACTATACCTTGGGAGCTTATAGCCTGGGGCAGGGATCTGTACTGATCGCCCCCACCACTACGGTTCAAAAATGGGGCTTAAACTCCTATTTAGGCCGGATTAATTACCGGTTCATGGATCGCTATTTATTCACCCTGACCGGTCGACTCGATGGCTCGTCGCGATTTGGGCTTAACAACAAGTATGGTTTCTTCCCCTCCGGCGCTTTTGCCTGGCGTGTATCGGATGAGCCATTTCTGAAAAACAGTAAAGCGATCAGTGACCTGAAATTCCGATTAAGTTATGGCTTAACGGGTAATGATGGGATTGGGCTGTACAGTTCATTACCTTCCTACCTGACTTCCCGTTCCGTCTTTGGAGATACAGAAGTGGTAACGACTCAGGCACAAACCATTGGCAATCCTGATTTGCGTTGGGAAAAAACGGGGCAATTTGATGCGGGATTTGATCTGGGCCTACTTAATAACCGAATTCAGGTAACGGCTGACTATTACATAAAAACAACGACTGATTTACTCCTGGGGATTGATCTGCCTGCTACTACGGGTTTCACAACCGTAATCCGTAATATAGGTAGTCTCACAAATAAGGGTGTTGAACTAGGTATTACATCGGTAAACGTCGACGGAAAATTCAAGTGGACAACATCGGGAAACATTTCGGCGAACCGAAATAAAGTAACCCGCCTGGCCGATGCCGATCAGTATCTGGTCACTGATGGGGGAACGAGTATGCAAACGATTGTAAAAGTGGGCGAGCCTATTGGGTCCTTCTACGGACGGGTTTTTGACGGTGTGTGGCAATCGACCGACGCGGTGAAGGCCGCTGGTACTCTGGCTCAAACAGGCGATATAGGCGGAGCCCCTCGCTTCAAGGATGTGAACGGAGATGGTGTGTTCAATAACGCTACTGACCGTGCCATCATTGGGAATGGCTTACCTAAATTCATCTATGGCCTGACGAATACAGTTTCGTTTAAAGGGCTGGATCTTTCGATTTTCTTTCAGGGTGTGCAGGGAAATCAGATTTTCAATTATACCCGCAGTGTTACAGAGATTGATCCCGGCGCCACGGCGCTTCAAAGCTTTATTGACGATCACTGGCAAACGGAAAAACCATCCAATAATCGTCCCTCGGCCCGGCAGTGGAATTTCACGAATAGCTCGTATCTGATTGAAAACGGCTCCTTTCTGCGGCTTAAAAACGTCTCGCTGGGTTACCGGCTTCCACTGAAAACGAAAGCGATCCGCTCTGCCCGGGTCTATGTAAGTGGCCAAAACCTGCTCACGTTCACCAAGTACACGGGCTATGATCCGGAAGTGAACTCCAACTTCACCAGCAATACGACCTACGGCATTGATAACTATGCCTACCCGCCTTCCCGCACCTTCACCATAGGGGGTACTATCACGTTCTAA